One window from the genome of Nicotiana tomentosiformis chromosome 5, ASM39032v3, whole genome shotgun sequence encodes:
- the LOC104100623 gene encoding double-stranded RNA-binding protein 2-like has protein sequence MYKNQLQELAQRSCFNLPSYTCIREGPDHAPRFKATVNFNGEIFESPNYCSTLRQAEHSAAEVALNALANRGPSNSLAARILDETGVYKNLLQEVSQRVGALLPIYTTFRSGVGHLPIFTCTVELAGVTFTGEPAKNKKQAEKNAAMAAWSSLKLLAHQSESSVPDRGKNDEQEHVTVARALRKYILKAKLAKVPFPIKFPIPNPRPSSIQQLPSSTSKILPLICPRTAARTRPISPLCVKTTSQSRPISTTGSNTSLSPRTAQAISSIINESFSMESHSVRADKFPAVGAAPYIPIRHFGPHHRMAPPVTIRNAVPVFSAPPLPPPSQSPRAMRPPGFGVAPPVCVRQTVPVYAAPPTRPEELPVLDPALEVKKPLYSRTPPVQVEEQLALKEPEIQVHDSSIKVAPSPQCLAEVHVEERPGSRVQPSQLEKPTDFDILPVQVDPVASKNSATPTDVTGIAADKKLQESEEIEKLKQLKI, from the exons ATGTATAAGAACCAGCTACAGGAGCTGGCACAGAGAAGCTGCTTCAACTTGCCGTCCTACACATGTATAAGAGAAGGTCCCGATCACGCGCCGCGGTTCAAGGCGACGGTGAACTTCAACGGCGAGATTTTCGAGAGTCCTAATTACTGCTCCACACTTCGTCAGGCTGAACACTCCGCCGCTGAGGTTGCACTCAATGCACTCGCTAATCGTGGTCCTTCTAACTCCCTCGCCGCTAGAATTCTC GATGAGACAGGGGTATATAAGAATCTGTTGCAGGAAGTTTCACAAAGAGTAGGAGCATTATTGCCAATATATACAACCTTTAGGTCCGGTGTAGGACACCTTCCCATCTTTACCTGCACAGTAGAATTGGCAGGCGTCACATTTACTGGAGAACCAGCTAAGAATAAGAAGCAAGCTGAAAAGAATGCAGCAATGGCAGCCTGGTCATCTCTGAAGCTAT TGGCACATCAGTCTGAAAGTTCAGTACCAGATAGAGGTAAAAATGATGAGCAAGAGCATGTAACTGTGGCACGTGCTCTGAGAAAGTATATTTTGAAGGCAAAGCTGGCTAAAGTACCATTTCCAATTAAATTTCCAATACCTAATCCCAGACCATCAAGTATACAGCAGCTTCCATCCTCAACATCAAAAATCCTTCCCCTAATATGCCCAAGAACTGCTGCTCGCACTAGACCAATCAGTCCATTATGTGTAAAAACTACTTCTCAAAGTCGACCTATTAGCACTACAGGAAGTAATACATCCTTGAGTCCAAGAACAGCACAAGCAATCAGTAGTATTATAAATGAAAGCTTCTCCATGGAGAGCCACAGTGTTCGAGCAGATAAGTTCCCTGCCGTTGGCGCAGCGCCATATATTCCTATCAGGCATTTTGGCCCACACCATAGAATGGCGCCTCCAGTGACAATAAGGAATGCAGTTCCTGTTTTCTCCGCACCACCACTTCCGCCACCATCTCAATCTCCAAGGGCGATGAGGCCACCAGGATTCGGAGTGGCACCACCTGTCTGTGTAAGACAGACAGTGCCAGTTTATGCTGCTCCCCCTACACGGCCAGAGGAACTACCGGTATTAGATCCAGCACTTGAAGTAAAGAAACCCCTATATTCTAGAACTCCACCTGTTCAAGTTGAGGAGCAACTGGCTCTAAAAGAACCTGAAATTCAGGTGCATGACTCATCGATTAAAGTAGCTCCATCACCACAATGCCTCGCAGAGGTCCATGTTGAGGAGCGACCAGGCTCTCGAGTCCAACCATCTCAGCTAGAGAAGCCAACTGATTTTGACATTTTACCAGTTCAAGTTGATCCAGTGGCTTCAAAGAACTCAGCAACGCCAACAGATGTGACTGGGATTGCAGCTGACAAGAAGCTGCAAGAGTCTGAAGAGATAGAGAAATTGAAACAGCTGAAGATCTGA